The following nucleotide sequence is from Roseivirga sp. BDSF3-8.
TTTAATTCTATTATGAAAAAGGTAAAACTAGTTCTATCACTATTCGCACTTGTAGCACTTGCTGCTATCTCTACTCAGTCTTTCGCGGTAGAAACTGAATCTGCTGGTGACTGTGTATGTCCTGCTGTTTATGACCCTGTATGCACGTATGATGGCAAAGAGTTCTCTAACTCTTGCTTTGCTGAGTGTGCCGGTTACAAGAAAAATGAGTATGAGTCTTGCGGTGCTGCTACTTCTATGGCAGAAACTACTACTGTAGAGATCGAAGAAGCTGCAGCTGATTGTGTATGCCCTGCAGTATACGATCCAGTTTGTACTTACGACGGAAAAGAGTATTCTAACTCTTGCTTCGCTGAGTGCGACGGATACAAGAAGAACGAATATGAGTCTTGTACTTCTACAATGTAAGAACTTCTTATAGCAAACAACTATCAATACGATTATGAAATCAGTAAAACTATTCCTTTCGCTTTTTGCACTGGTAGCTATGACAGCTATCTCTACACAGTCTTTCTCTGTAGATAAAGCTGAAGCTGTTAAGGGCTGCGTATGCCCTGCAGTTTATGACCCTGTATGCACGTATGACGGCAAAGAGTTCTCTAACTCTTGCTTCGCTGAGTGCGCAGGATACAAGAAGAATGAGTATGAGTCTTGCGGATTAGCTCTTCAGGCTGCTTTAAGCCAGAAGCAAGCTGCTGTATGGCCTCCTTATGCTTGTCCTGATGTATATGACCCTGTTTGCACATATGACGGCAAGCAGTTCGGTAATAGCTGTTATGCAGGTCTCGCAGGATACACTTCTGATGAGTACTATAGCTGCGGTGTTTCTGTATACTAAGTAATACAGTAATCCATTACTAAAAAGGCCGCCCGGAAGGGTGGCCTTTTTTAATTGGAGAATTTTGAATGAG
It contains:
- a CDS encoding Kazal-type serine protease inhibitor, with the protein product MKKVKLVLSLFALVALAAISTQSFAVETESAGDCVCPAVYDPVCTYDGKEFSNSCFAECAGYKKNEYESCGAATSMAETTTVEIEEAAADCVCPAVYDPVCTYDGKEYSNSCFAECDGYKKNEYESCTSTM
- a CDS encoding Kazal-type serine protease inhibitor family protein: MKSVKLFLSLFALVAMTAISTQSFSVDKAEAVKGCVCPAVYDPVCTYDGKEFSNSCFAECAGYKKNEYESCGLALQAALSQKQAAVWPPYACPDVYDPVCTYDGKQFGNSCYAGLAGYTSDEYYSCGVSVY